GCGGCCGCGATGCTCCGGCGCCACGCGCAGATCCCACAGCACGGCGAGATCCGTCCGCCCCTCCAGCATCATCACGTCATCCGCGCCGAAGGCGATCACCGCGCCGCCGATCCGCGCGCCGTCGTCGCGGGCGGCGATCAATCCCCATCGCGACACGTTGAACCGTGCCGCCCAGCGTTCGGGGCGCTCGATCTCGTTGTAGTCCTTGATCCACGGCTCATCCACGGCGCGTTCCGTGAGCGTCATCCCACCGAATCCGCCATCCACCGCACACACTTCCAGCACGCGCCTGACCGCGAAGCGGATCGGCACGGAGCCATGCTCCACCAGCATGGAAAGTGGTTCCTCGTGCAGTGTGATCATCGTCAGAGCAGGAGGATTGGGCGCGCGCCAGGAAGACGGCCCGGATCGGACGCGGCTCGACAGCGCGCGACGGGACGGGATCAGATGGAGACGTGCAGCGGGGCGTCGGCCTCGACGCTGCCGGAGCAAGAGTTGCGCGGAGAAGCTGGAGGTGGACCGGGGCGGGTGTGGCGCCGCCCCGGTCCGCGCGATCAGGACGGCAGCGTGCAGGTAAGCCGCGCGAGGGTGGAGGGCGCGCTCTTGCG
This Longimicrobium terrae DNA region includes the following protein-coding sequences:
- a CDS encoding GNAT family N-acetyltransferase gives rise to the protein MITLHEEPLSMLVEHGSVPIRFAVRRVLEVCAVDGGFGGMTLTERAVDEPWIKDYNEIERPERWAARFNVSRWGLIAARDDGARIGGAVIAFGADDVMMLEGRTDLAVLWDLRVAPEHRGRGVGGLLFRAVERWAAERGCRWLKVETQNINVDACRFYARRGCTLGGINRFAYPDLPDEAQLLWYRDLHAER